Proteins encoded within one genomic window of Salmo trutta chromosome 11, fSalTru1.1, whole genome shotgun sequence:
- the LOC115202327 gene encoding CD209 antigen-like protein E, translating to MSEGVYENSDGFEDNKPNAMKNTDIDGQLYGNVAAFKPSPRVGVVASDPDSSGKRPFLVVAVFLGLLCVLLAGIIGLSVYYNRAIKDSEDKRNTLFQSFSLYKINATEERDQLQTSYNNLTKERDQLQTRYNNLSRERDQLQTRYNILTREKGHIQAKLFVIEQHCQKGWRYFDSSWYFLSTEKKTWEESRQDCLERGADLVIINSNKEQTFLFNLHMRAWIGLTDSVTEGTWKWVDDTTLTTGYWGTGQPDNGGLFSGQEDCVEIYYGQDDPVKTWNDDKCGTYHNWICEKAL from the exons ATGTCAGAGGGAGTTTATGAAAACTCAGATGGATTTGAAGACAACAAACCTAATGCAATGAAGAACACAGACATTGATGGCCAATTATATGGCAACGTAGCAGCCTTCAAACCCAGTCCAAGAGTTGGAGTTGTTGCTTCAG ATCCTGATAGCTCAGGGAAGAGACCCTTCCTAGTTGTTGCTGTGTTtctggggctgctgtgtgttctactggctgggatcataggcctgtctgtctact ATAACAGAGCCATCAAAGATTCTgaggataaaaggaacaccttgTTCCAGAGTTTCTCCCTGTATAAAATCAAcgcaactgaagagagagaccagctacagaccagctacaacaacctgactaaagagagagaccagttacagaccagatacaacaacctgtctagagagagagaccagttacagaccagatacaacatcCTGACTAGAGAGAAAGGCCATATTCAGGCAAAGCTTTTTGTGATAG AGCAGCATTGTCAGAAGGGATGGAGATACTTTGACTCCAGTTGGTACTTCCTCTCTACTGAGAAGAAAACCTGGGAGGAGAGCAGACAGGactgtctggagagaggagcagacctggTGATCATAAACAGCAATAAggaacag ACATTTCTCTTCAACCTCCACATGAGAGCctggattggtctgactgactctgttactgaggGGACCTGGAAGTGGGTGGACGACACAACACTGACCACAGG GTACTGGGGGACAGGACAGCCTGATAATGGTGGTCTGTTCTCTGGGCAGGAGGACTGTGTTGAGATATACTATGGACAAGATGACCCTGTAAAGACATGGAATGATGACAAATGTGGCACATATCATAACTGGATCTGTGAGAAAGCGCTGTGA